The Lagenorhynchus albirostris chromosome 6, mLagAlb1.1, whole genome shotgun sequence genome includes a window with the following:
- the LOC132521844 gene encoding small ribosomal subunit protein mS33-like, which translates to MSSVSEYAFHMSHLSAQLFGEVARPTDSKSMQVVKLFSEQPLANRKETYDWYLSHNTYFALMGALYFLDLYRDEHQDFQDEQLHLKKICGKWKPRKGEGKRTVKKK; encoded by the coding sequence ATGTCTTCAGTTTCAGAATATGCCTTTCACATGAGTCATCTGAGTGCCCAGTTGTTTGGTGAAGTTGCCAGACCTACTGATTCCAAATCCATGCAAGTGGTGAAGCTGTTTAGTGAGCAGCCTTTGGCCAATAGGAAGGAGACTTATGACTGGTATCTAAGTCACAACACTTATTTTGCACTCATGGGAGCACTATATTTTCTTGACCTCTACAGAGATGAGCATCAGGACTTTCAGGATGAGCAGCTGCATCTGAAGAAGATTTGTGGAAAGTGGAAAccaaggaaaggagaagggaaaagaacagTGAAAAAGAAATAG